A stretch of Triticum aestivum cultivar Chinese Spring chromosome 1D, IWGSC CS RefSeq v2.1, whole genome shotgun sequence DNA encodes these proteins:
- the LOC123183110 gene encoding probable E3 ubiquitin-protein ligase ZFP1 isoform X1 has product MPHRNMCWTHQGDNLESEEGQAQPENYSNGGTGSNLSNQGVQVALGVPGNTTSDGVRDSRGYYESINNQRQHAQNLYPYGGVDPSFVYPSTMYNPGMPTPSVNRYVPHASFGQGNPPPSPSYHQVATGTRDESGSSSSFGDAARESMKMRNAVTESGHHFDHGFASSSSSAHVPQNPAQGTWGASFESHGAPNGSSADGPNRATPMATHPALARHGNYVFPAGHMVQGNAWTTHPANIIADGVPHWAYNNALHNPSGQFAHPGTMGMPNGSLQDYQAGPSATFHGPLPHFNQIPVHSTQTPAMLNHIQMQGPQRQSNVVQGANPSGMVQGANPSGMVQGANPSGMVQGPNPAGMVQGANRSRRAFTWDPCLPFSSSGHTNGPPVHAFFTDQVYNGSLRLLQQAAMATMSTFYDAIHLIDEQWDMGLDIDSMTYEDLLALQEQIGDVNTGLPERYIHQNLRVHQYVVPRAARGSDQSVEKDACIICQEEFEARDLVGTLDCGHKYHEACIKQWLMVKNLCPICKATALPAE; this is encoded by the exons ATGCCACATAGAAATATGTGTTGGACACATCAGGGTGATAATCTTGAATCAGAGGAAGGACAAGCTCAGCCTGAAAATTACAGTAATGGTGGCACTGGGAGTAATTTATCCAATCAGGGCGTGCAAGTTGCTCTTGGAGTTCCAGGAAATACTACTAGTGATGGAGTCCGTGACTCACGGGGTTACTATGAGAGCATTAATAATCAGCGCCAGCATGCTCAGAATTTATACCCATATGGAGGCGTTGATCCGAGTTTTGTCTACCCATCGACTATGTACAATCCCGGTATGCCAACACCATCTGTGAACAGATATGTTCCTCATGCAAGTTTTGGACAGGGCAATCCACCACCCTCACCTTCATATCATCAAGTTGCCACAGGAACTAGGGATGAGAGTGGCAGCAGTAGCAGTTTTGGTGATGCTGCCAGAGAATCCATGAAAATGAGGAATGCTGTAACCGAGAGTGGCCATCATTTTGATCATGGATTTGCAAGCTCGAGTTCATCTGCTCATGTGCCTCAGAATCCTGCACAAGGGACATGGGGTGCTTCATTTGAATCACATGGTGCACCAAATGGCTCTTCTGCTGATGGACCGAACAGGGCAACACCAATGGCTACTCACCCAGCATTGGCGCGTCATGGTAACTATGTATTTCCAGCTGGTCACATGGTCCAGGGCAATGCATGGACTACACACCCTGCAAATATTATTGCTGACGGAGTCCCACACTGGGCATACAACAATGCACTCCACAATCCTTCAG GTCAGTTTGCTCATCCAGGAACAATGGGCATGCCAAATGGTAGTCTTCAAGACTATCAAGCTGGCCCTTCTGCTACTTTTCATGGGCCTTTACCTCATTTCAACCAGATTCCTGTGCATAGCACGCAAACTCCTGCTATGCTTAATCATATTCAGATGCAAGGGCCTCAGCGTCAGAGCAATGTAGTGCAAGGTGCTAACCCTTCTGGAATGGTGCAAGGTGCAAACCCTTCTGGAATGGTGCAAGGTGCAAACCCTTCTGGAATGGTGCAAGGTCCAAATCCTGCTGGAATGGTGCAAGGTGCAAATCGTTCTCGAAGGGCGTTCACCTGGGATCCATGTCTGCCTTTCTCCAGTTCTGGACATACTAACGGACCTCCAGTTCATGCATTTTTTACAGATCAAGTTTACAATGGGAGTCTAAGACTTCTTCAG CAAGCTGCTATGGCGACTATGTCAACATTTTATGATGCAATACATCTTATTGACGAACAATGGGATATGGGGCTAGATATAGACAGCATGACCTATGAG GACCTTCTAGCATTGCAAGAACAGATTGGAGATGTCAATACCGGTTTGCCAGAAAGGTACATCCATCAAAATCTGAGGGTACATCAGTATGTTGTTCCCAGGGCAGCTCGCGGGTCCGATCAGTCTGTGGAGAAGGATGCTTGCATCATATGCCAG GAGGAGTTTGAGGCGAGAGACCTTGTAGGAACCCTCGACTGCGGTCACAAGTACCATGAGGCGTGCATCAAGCAGTGGCTGATGGTGAAGAACTTGTGCCCCATCTGCAAGGCAACAGCTTTGCCAGCAGAGTGA
- the LOC123183110 gene encoding probable E3 ubiquitin-protein ligase ZFP1 isoform X4 has translation MPHRNMCWTHQGDNLESEEGQAQPENYSNGGTGSNLSNQGVQVALGVPGNTTSDGVRDSRGYYESINNQRQHAQNLYPYGGVDPSFVYPSTMYNPGMPTPSVNRYVPHASFGQGNPPPSPSYHQVATGTRDESGSSSSFGDAARESMKMRNAVTESGHHFDHGFASSSSSAHVPQNPAQGTWGASFESHGAPNGSSADGPNRATPMATHPALARHGNYVFPAGHMVQGNAWTTHPANIIADGVPHWAYNNALHNPSGQFAHPGTMGMPNGSLQDYQAGPSATFHGPLPHFNQIPVHSTQTPAMLNHIQMQGPQRQSNVVQGANPSGMVQGANPSGMVQGANPSGMVQGPNPAGMVQDQVYNGSLRLLQQAAMATMSTFYDAIHLIDEQWDMGLDIDSMTYEDLLALQEQIGDVNTGLPERYIHQNLRVHQYVVPRAARGSDQSVEKDACIICQEEFEARDLVGTLDCGHKYHEACIKQWLMVKNLCPICKATALPAE, from the exons ATGCCACATAGAAATATGTGTTGGACACATCAGGGTGATAATCTTGAATCAGAGGAAGGACAAGCTCAGCCTGAAAATTACAGTAATGGTGGCACTGGGAGTAATTTATCCAATCAGGGCGTGCAAGTTGCTCTTGGAGTTCCAGGAAATACTACTAGTGATGGAGTCCGTGACTCACGGGGTTACTATGAGAGCATTAATAATCAGCGCCAGCATGCTCAGAATTTATACCCATATGGAGGCGTTGATCCGAGTTTTGTCTACCCATCGACTATGTACAATCCCGGTATGCCAACACCATCTGTGAACAGATATGTTCCTCATGCAAGTTTTGGACAGGGCAATCCACCACCCTCACCTTCATATCATCAAGTTGCCACAGGAACTAGGGATGAGAGTGGCAGCAGTAGCAGTTTTGGTGATGCTGCCAGAGAATCCATGAAAATGAGGAATGCTGTAACCGAGAGTGGCCATCATTTTGATCATGGATTTGCAAGCTCGAGTTCATCTGCTCATGTGCCTCAGAATCCTGCACAAGGGACATGGGGTGCTTCATTTGAATCACATGGTGCACCAAATGGCTCTTCTGCTGATGGACCGAACAGGGCAACACCAATGGCTACTCACCCAGCATTGGCGCGTCATGGTAACTATGTATTTCCAGCTGGTCACATGGTCCAGGGCAATGCATGGACTACACACCCTGCAAATATTATTGCTGACGGAGTCCCACACTGGGCATACAACAATGCACTCCACAATCCTTCAG GTCAGTTTGCTCATCCAGGAACAATGGGCATGCCAAATGGTAGTCTTCAAGACTATCAAGCTGGCCCTTCTGCTACTTTTCATGGGCCTTTACCTCATTTCAACCAGATTCCTGTGCATAGCACGCAAACTCCTGCTATGCTTAATCATATTCAGATGCAAGGGCCTCAGCGTCAGAGCAATGTAGTGCAAGGTGCTAACCCTTCTGGAATGGTGCAAGGTGCAAACCCTTCTGGAATGGTGCAAGGTGCAAACCCTTCTGGAATGGTGCAAGGTCCAAATCCTGCTGGAATGGTGCAAG ATCAAGTTTACAATGGGAGTCTAAGACTTCTTCAG CAAGCTGCTATGGCGACTATGTCAACATTTTATGATGCAATACATCTTATTGACGAACAATGGGATATGGGGCTAGATATAGACAGCATGACCTATGAG GACCTTCTAGCATTGCAAGAACAGATTGGAGATGTCAATACCGGTTTGCCAGAAAGGTACATCCATCAAAATCTGAGGGTACATCAGTATGTTGTTCCCAGGGCAGCTCGCGGGTCCGATCAGTCTGTGGAGAAGGATGCTTGCATCATATGCCAG GAGGAGTTTGAGGCGAGAGACCTTGTAGGAACCCTCGACTGCGGTCACAAGTACCATGAGGCGTGCATCAAGCAGTGGCTGATGGTGAAGAACTTGTGCCCCATCTGCAAGGCAACAGCTTTGCCAGCAGAGTGA
- the LOC123183110 gene encoding probable E3 ubiquitin-protein ligase ZFP1 isoform X2, with translation MPHRNMCWTHQGDNLESEEGQAQPENYSNGGTGSNLSNQGVQVALGVPGNTTSDGVRDSRGYYESINNQRQHAQNLYPYGGVDPSFVYPSTMYNPVATGTRDESGSSSSFGDAARESMKMRNAVTESGHHFDHGFASSSSSAHVPQNPAQGTWGASFESHGAPNGSSADGPNRATPMATHPALARHGNYVFPAGHMVQGNAWTTHPANIIADGVPHWAYNNALHNPSGQFAHPGTMGMPNGSLQDYQAGPSATFHGPLPHFNQIPVHSTQTPAMLNHIQMQGPQRQSNVVQGANPSGMVQGANPSGMVQGANPSGMVQGPNPAGMVQGANRSRRAFTWDPCLPFSSSGHTNGPPVHAFFTDQVYNGSLRLLQQAAMATMSTFYDAIHLIDEQWDMGLDIDSMTYEDLLALQEQIGDVNTGLPERYIHQNLRVHQYVVPRAARGSDQSVEKDACIICQEEFEARDLVGTLDCGHKYHEACIKQWLMVKNLCPICKATALPAE, from the exons ATGCCACATAGAAATATGTGTTGGACACATCAGGGTGATAATCTTGAATCAGAGGAAGGACAAGCTCAGCCTGAAAATTACAGTAATGGTGGCACTGGGAGTAATTTATCCAATCAGGGCGTGCAAGTTGCTCTTGGAGTTCCAGGAAATACTACTAGTGATGGAGTCCGTGACTCACGGGGTTACTATGAGAGCATTAATAATCAGCGCCAGCATGCTCAGAATTTATACCCATATGGAGGCGTTGATCCGAGTTTTGTCTACCCATCGACTATGTACAATCCCG TTGCCACAGGAACTAGGGATGAGAGTGGCAGCAGTAGCAGTTTTGGTGATGCTGCCAGAGAATCCATGAAAATGAGGAATGCTGTAACCGAGAGTGGCCATCATTTTGATCATGGATTTGCAAGCTCGAGTTCATCTGCTCATGTGCCTCAGAATCCTGCACAAGGGACATGGGGTGCTTCATTTGAATCACATGGTGCACCAAATGGCTCTTCTGCTGATGGACCGAACAGGGCAACACCAATGGCTACTCACCCAGCATTGGCGCGTCATGGTAACTATGTATTTCCAGCTGGTCACATGGTCCAGGGCAATGCATGGACTACACACCCTGCAAATATTATTGCTGACGGAGTCCCACACTGGGCATACAACAATGCACTCCACAATCCTTCAG GTCAGTTTGCTCATCCAGGAACAATGGGCATGCCAAATGGTAGTCTTCAAGACTATCAAGCTGGCCCTTCTGCTACTTTTCATGGGCCTTTACCTCATTTCAACCAGATTCCTGTGCATAGCACGCAAACTCCTGCTATGCTTAATCATATTCAGATGCAAGGGCCTCAGCGTCAGAGCAATGTAGTGCAAGGTGCTAACCCTTCTGGAATGGTGCAAGGTGCAAACCCTTCTGGAATGGTGCAAGGTGCAAACCCTTCTGGAATGGTGCAAGGTCCAAATCCTGCTGGAATGGTGCAAGGTGCAAATCGTTCTCGAAGGGCGTTCACCTGGGATCCATGTCTGCCTTTCTCCAGTTCTGGACATACTAACGGACCTCCAGTTCATGCATTTTTTACAGATCAAGTTTACAATGGGAGTCTAAGACTTCTTCAG CAAGCTGCTATGGCGACTATGTCAACATTTTATGATGCAATACATCTTATTGACGAACAATGGGATATGGGGCTAGATATAGACAGCATGACCTATGAG GACCTTCTAGCATTGCAAGAACAGATTGGAGATGTCAATACCGGTTTGCCAGAAAGGTACATCCATCAAAATCTGAGGGTACATCAGTATGTTGTTCCCAGGGCAGCTCGCGGGTCCGATCAGTCTGTGGAGAAGGATGCTTGCATCATATGCCAG GAGGAGTTTGAGGCGAGAGACCTTGTAGGAACCCTCGACTGCGGTCACAAGTACCATGAGGCGTGCATCAAGCAGTGGCTGATGGTGAAGAACTTGTGCCCCATCTGCAAGGCAACAGCTTTGCCAGCAGAGTGA
- the LOC123183110 gene encoding probable E3 ubiquitin-protein ligase ZFP1 isoform X3 yields MPHRNMCWTHQGDNLESEEGQAQPENYSNGGTGSNLSNQGVQVALGVPGNTTSDGVRDSRGYYESINNQRQHAQNLYPYGGVDPSFVYPSTMYNPGTRDESGSSSSFGDAARESMKMRNAVTESGHHFDHGFASSSSSAHVPQNPAQGTWGASFESHGAPNGSSADGPNRATPMATHPALARHGNYVFPAGHMVQGNAWTTHPANIIADGVPHWAYNNALHNPSGQFAHPGTMGMPNGSLQDYQAGPSATFHGPLPHFNQIPVHSTQTPAMLNHIQMQGPQRQSNVVQGANPSGMVQGANPSGMVQGANPSGMVQGPNPAGMVQGANRSRRAFTWDPCLPFSSSGHTNGPPVHAFFTDQVYNGSLRLLQQAAMATMSTFYDAIHLIDEQWDMGLDIDSMTYEDLLALQEQIGDVNTGLPERYIHQNLRVHQYVVPRAARGSDQSVEKDACIICQEEFEARDLVGTLDCGHKYHEACIKQWLMVKNLCPICKATALPAE; encoded by the exons ATGCCACATAGAAATATGTGTTGGACACATCAGGGTGATAATCTTGAATCAGAGGAAGGACAAGCTCAGCCTGAAAATTACAGTAATGGTGGCACTGGGAGTAATTTATCCAATCAGGGCGTGCAAGTTGCTCTTGGAGTTCCAGGAAATACTACTAGTGATGGAGTCCGTGACTCACGGGGTTACTATGAGAGCATTAATAATCAGCGCCAGCATGCTCAGAATTTATACCCATATGGAGGCGTTGATCCGAGTTTTGTCTACCCATCGACTATGTACAATCCCG GAACTAGGGATGAGAGTGGCAGCAGTAGCAGTTTTGGTGATGCTGCCAGAGAATCCATGAAAATGAGGAATGCTGTAACCGAGAGTGGCCATCATTTTGATCATGGATTTGCAAGCTCGAGTTCATCTGCTCATGTGCCTCAGAATCCTGCACAAGGGACATGGGGTGCTTCATTTGAATCACATGGTGCACCAAATGGCTCTTCTGCTGATGGACCGAACAGGGCAACACCAATGGCTACTCACCCAGCATTGGCGCGTCATGGTAACTATGTATTTCCAGCTGGTCACATGGTCCAGGGCAATGCATGGACTACACACCCTGCAAATATTATTGCTGACGGAGTCCCACACTGGGCATACAACAATGCACTCCACAATCCTTCAG GTCAGTTTGCTCATCCAGGAACAATGGGCATGCCAAATGGTAGTCTTCAAGACTATCAAGCTGGCCCTTCTGCTACTTTTCATGGGCCTTTACCTCATTTCAACCAGATTCCTGTGCATAGCACGCAAACTCCTGCTATGCTTAATCATATTCAGATGCAAGGGCCTCAGCGTCAGAGCAATGTAGTGCAAGGTGCTAACCCTTCTGGAATGGTGCAAGGTGCAAACCCTTCTGGAATGGTGCAAGGTGCAAACCCTTCTGGAATGGTGCAAGGTCCAAATCCTGCTGGAATGGTGCAAGGTGCAAATCGTTCTCGAAGGGCGTTCACCTGGGATCCATGTCTGCCTTTCTCCAGTTCTGGACATACTAACGGACCTCCAGTTCATGCATTTTTTACAGATCAAGTTTACAATGGGAGTCTAAGACTTCTTCAG CAAGCTGCTATGGCGACTATGTCAACATTTTATGATGCAATACATCTTATTGACGAACAATGGGATATGGGGCTAGATATAGACAGCATGACCTATGAG GACCTTCTAGCATTGCAAGAACAGATTGGAGATGTCAATACCGGTTTGCCAGAAAGGTACATCCATCAAAATCTGAGGGTACATCAGTATGTTGTTCCCAGGGCAGCTCGCGGGTCCGATCAGTCTGTGGAGAAGGATGCTTGCATCATATGCCAG GAGGAGTTTGAGGCGAGAGACCTTGTAGGAACCCTCGACTGCGGTCACAAGTACCATGAGGCGTGCATCAAGCAGTGGCTGATGGTGAAGAACTTGTGCCCCATCTGCAAGGCAACAGCTTTGCCAGCAGAGTGA
- the LOC123183114 gene encoding ras-related protein RABA1f, producing MAYRAEDDYDYLFKVVLIGDSGVGKSNLLTRFTRNEFSLESKSTIGVEFATRSIHVDDKVVKAQIWDTAGQERYRAITSAYYRGAVGALVVYDVTRHVTFENVERWLRELKDHTDANIVIMLVGNKADLRHLRTVPSEDAKAFAERENTFFMETSALEAMNVEDAFTEVLSQIYRVVSKKALDIGDDPAAPPKGKTINVGSKDDVSAVKKSNCCSS from the exons ATGGCGTACAGGGCGGAGGACGACTACGACTACCTGTTCAAGGTGGTGCTGATCGGGGACTCGGGGGTGGGCAAGTCCAACCTGCTCACCCGCTTCACCCGCAACGAGTTCAGCCTCGAGTCCAAGTCCACCATCGGCGTCGAGTTCGCCACCCGCAGCATCCACGTCGACGACAAGGTCGTCAAGGCCCAGATCTGGGACACCGCCGGCCAGGAGAG GTACCGGGCGATCACAAGCGCGTACTACCGCGGGGCGGTGGGCGCCCTGGTGGTCTACGACGTCACGAGGCACGTCACCTTCGAGAACGTCGAGAGGTGGCTGAGGGAGCTCAAGGACCACACGGACGCCAACATCGTGATCATGCTCGTGGGGAACAAGGCGGACCTGCGCCACCTCAGGACCGTCCCGTCCGAGGACGCCAAGGCCTTCGCCGAGCGCGAGAACACCTTCTTCATGGAGACGTCCGCCCTCGAGGCGATGAACGTCGAGGACGCCTTCACCGAGGTGCTCTCGCAGATCTACCGCGTGGTGAGCAAGAAGGCCCTCGACATCGGCGACGACCCCGCCGCGCCCCCCAAGGGCAAGACCATCAACGTCGGCTCCAAGGACGACGTGTCCGCGGTGAAGAAATCCAACTGTTGTTCGTCTTAG
- the LOC123183113 gene encoding F-box protein At2g26160 yields the protein MAAEKKPHSQPALSWSSIPLDLAGLVLRLLPTYADRARFAAVCPQWRAAAKRQQLLPPPLPLLALPDGTFYSLPYTKPFRFPGCGFAGYQSACGNWLVFPRDDGCFLVDPFSRETVTLPLLSNVRLRPPNAVAKWSEDGTVKYADPYTTWMHINTSEKLHISKLILCSPTLVAALVGIGHTSQILMCQPGALSWSVRAYDRCKRFEDMSFYQGKLYAIAKDENLLVVNISQDQSTGDPQVSRIGQVIEGEPWYPVVFDDNTIPCKKLYLVEGHGTLLMVRRAIWCQVPGPGVRGKVVARESSFEVFEADFEHSRWVKVSALGGFMLLGRRCSRVLSLSQYGIPDGHIFFLDDDEENLVEYGYDKENTSFGTYDIRSDRVRSVHPDISWKRGDEMRLAAWLFPQD from the coding sequence ATGGCAGCGGAGAAGAAGCCGCACTCGCAGCCGGCGCTGTCGTGGTCGTCCATCCCGCTCGACCTGGCCGGCCTGGTGCTCCGCCTGCTCCCCACGTACGCCGACCGCGCCCGCTTCGCTGCGGTGTGCCCACAGTGGCGTGCCGCCGCGAAGCGGCAGCAGCTGCTGCCCCCACCACTGCCACTGCTCGCGCTGCCGGATGGCACCTTCTACAGCCTACCGTATACCAAGCCCTTCCGCTTCCCTGGCTGCGGCTTTGCTGGGTATCAGAGTGCCTGTGGCAACTGGCTCGTCTTCCCCCGTGACGACGGCTGCTTTTTGGTCGACCCATTCTCTAGGGAAACAGTGACGCTCCCTCTTCTCTCCAATGTCCGGCTTCGGCCTCCAAATGCAGTCGCCAAATGGTCAGAGGACGGCACGGTGAAATATGCGGACCCTTACACTACATGGATGCATATCAATACATCTGAGAAGCTGCACATAAGTAAGCTAATCCTGTGCTCGCCAACTCTCGTTGCTGCACTAGTCGGCATTGGACACACCAGTCAGATTCTCATGTGCCAGCCAGGGGCCTTGTCGTGGTCAGTACGCGCCTACGATCGGTGCAAGCGGTTCGAAGACATGTCATTTTACCAGGGAAAGCTCTACGCCATTGCCAAGGACGAGAACCTTCTTGTGGTTAACATCAGCCAGGACCAAAGCACCGGCGATCCGCAGGTCTCTCGGATTGGACAAGTCATTGAGGGTGAGCCATGGTATCCAGTTGTGTTCGATGACAACACTATACCCTGCAAGAAGCTCTACCTGGTTGAAGGGCATGGGACGTTGCTGATGGTTCGGAGGGCGATTTGGTGCCAGGTACCTGGACCTGGAGTGCGTGGCAAAGTTGTTGCCAGAGAGAGCAGCTTTGAGGTTTTTGAGGCTGACTTTGAGCATTCACGGTGGGTCAAGGTGTCGGCTTTGGGGGGTTTCATGCTTCTAGGGCGAAGGTGCTCCAGGGTTTTGTCCTTGTCTCAGTATGGGATCCCCGATGGTCACATCTTTTTcttggatgatgatgaggagaaTCTTGTGGAGTATGGCTATGACAAGGAGAACACTTCTTTCGGCACATATGACATAAGATCTGACAGGGTCCGTTCTGTTCATCCAGATATTTCCTGGAAGCGTGGCGATGAGATGCGTCTGGCAGCATGGCTCTTCCCGCAGGACTGA
- the LOC123183112 gene encoding F-box protein At1g10110-like, whose amino-acid sequence MAAEKKPHLQPPALSWSSIPLELAGLVLSLLPAHADRARFAAVCPQWRAAARQQQRLPPPLPLIALPDGTFYSLPYPTPFRFPGCGFAGYQSACGSWLVFPRDDGCFLVDPFSRETVTLPPLSSVRLRPPNAVAKWSYEHGAKVADPYVTWMHMKDSDKLHISKLVVCSPNLVAALVGIGYTSQILMCQPGALSWSVRAYDRCKRFEDMSFYQGKLYALTKGENLLVVNISDDHSTGDPQVSRIGQVIKGDPWFSYVFGTTTMLCKKLYLVESCGAMLMVRRTIFCRVPTTVEPLLDQVRLRFSRLTLSIQDGSRCRRWGLTRCCF is encoded by the coding sequence ATGGCGGCGGAGAAGAAGCCCCACCTGCAGCCGCCGGCGCTGTCGTGGTCGTCCATCCCGCTGGAGCTGGCCGGCCTGGTGCTCAGCCTGCTCCCCGCGCATGCCGACCGCGCCCGCTTCGCCGCGGTGTGCCCGCAGTGGCGTGCCGCTGCGAGGCAGCAGCAGCGGCTGCCCCCGCCGCTGCCGCTGATCGCGCTCCCGGACGGCACCTTCTACAGCCTCCCCTACCCCACGCCCTTCCGCTTCCCCGGCTGCGGCTTCGCCGGGTACCAGAGCGCCTGCGGCAGCTGGCTCGTCTTCCCCCGCGACGACGGCTGCTTCCTGGTCGACCCCTTCTCTAGGGAAACAGtgacgctccctcctctctccagcGTCCGACTCCGGCCTCCAAATGCAGTCGCCAAATGGTCGTATGAGCATGGGGCAAAAGTAGCTGACCCTTATGTCACATGGATGCATATGAAGGACTCAGACAAGCTGCACATAAGTAAGCTAGTCGTGTGCTCACCAAATCTTGTTGCTGCCCTTGTCGGCATTGGATACACAAGTCAGATTCTAATGTGCCAGCCAGGGGCCTTGTCGTGGTCAGTACGTGCGTACGATCGGTGCAAGAGGTTTGAAGACATGTCATTCTACCAGGGCAAGCTCTACGCCCTCACCAAAGGCGAGAACCTTCTTGTGGTGAACATCAGCGACGACCATAGCACCGGGGATCCACAGGTTTCTCGTATTGGACAAGTCATCAAGGGTGATCCATGGTTCTCATACGTGTTCGGCACCACCACCATGCTCTGCAAGAAGCTCTACCTGGTTGAGTCCTGTGGGGCAATGCTGATGGTACGCAGGACGATTTTCTGCCGGGTTCCTACGACGGTGGAGCCGTTGCTGGACCAAGTGCGTTTGAGGTTTTCAAGGCTGACTTTGAGCATTCAGGATGGGTCAAGGTGTCGACGGTGGGGGCTGACCAGGTGTTGTTTCTAG
- the LOC123183111 gene encoding uncharacterized protein — protein MATENKPHWQPPSSWSALPPDLAGLVLRLLPAYADHARFAAVCPQWRAAARKQVMPPTLPLLALPDGTFYSLPYDERFRFPGCGFAGYKSAYGSWLVFPRDDGCFLVNPFSRATMTLPPLFSVRLRPPNAVAKWILQDGSKVADPYTTWMHINDSEELHIIKLLLCSPNLVAALVGVEYTSQILMCQPGALSWSVRACDECKDFEDMVFYQGKLYAIADDEDLLVVNVSSDQSTGDPQVSRVGRVIKAKGDRCYKGDLSVYHVVCRENSVPVMPVKKVYLVESCGALLMVRRKIWCQAPRPGVTCKIVAGKSEFEVFKADFEHSQWIKVSTVGDDQVLFLGRRCSRALSASRYGLLGNHIFFLDDDDEHRVDYFYDEDNTSCSSYDMRLGDVSSPHPMISWKRRKEMRLAAWLFPQD, from the coding sequence ATGGCAACAGAGAACAAACCTCACTGGCAGCCACCGTCGTCGTGGTCAGCCCTCCCGCCGGACCTGGCAGGCCTGGTGCTCCGCCTGCTCCCCGCATACGCCGACCACGCCCGGTTCGCCGCAGTGTGCCCACAGTGGCGTGCTGCAGCCAGGAAGCAGGTGATGCCCCCGACATTGCCGCTGCTCGCGCTCCCTGACGGCACCTTCTACAGCCTCCCCTACGATGAGCGCTTCCGCTTCCCCGGCTGCGGCTTCGCTGGGTACAAGAGCGCCTATGGCAGCTGGCTTGTCTTCCCCCGCGACGATGGGTGCTTCCTTGTCAACCCCTTCTCCAGGGCCACCATGACACTCCCTCCTCTCTTCAGCGTCCGACTCCGGCCTCCAAATGCTGTCGCTAAGTGGATACTCCAGGATGGGTCAAAAGTTGCCGACCCTTACACTACATGGATGCATATCAATGATTCAGAGGAGCTGCACATAATTAAGCTACTTCTGTGCTCGCCAAACCTCGTTGCTGCACTGGTCGGTGTTGAATACACCAGTCAGATCCTAATGTGCCAGCCAGGGGCCTTGTCATGGTCGGTACGTGCATGCGATGAGTGTAAGGATTTTGAAGACATGGTGTTCTACCAGGGAAAGCTCTACGCCATTGCCGATGACGAGGACCTCCTTGTGGTGAACGTCAGCAGTGACCAAAGCACCGGCGATCCACAGGTTTCTCGGGTTGGAAGGGTCATCAAGGCCAAGGGTGACCGCTGCTACAAGGGGGACCTCAGCGTCTACCATGTTGTGTGTCGAGAGAACTCTGTACCCGTCATGCCCGTCAAGAAGGTCTATCTGGTTGAATCGTGTGGCGCGTTGCTGATGGTACGCAGGAAGATTTGGTGCCAGGCTCCTAGACCTGGAGTGACCTGTAAAATTGTTGCTGGAAAGAGCGAGTTTGAGGTATTCAAGGCTGACTTTGAGCACTCACAGTGGATCAAGGTGTCGACCGTGGGGGATGACCAGGTTCTGTTTCTAGGGCGAAGGTGCTCCAGGGCTCTGTCCGCGTCTCGGTATGGCTTACTGGGCAATCACATCTTCTTTTTGGATGACGATGACGAGCATCGTGTGGACTACTTCTACGATGAGGACAACACATCTTGCAGCTCCTACGACATGAGACTCGGCGATGTCTCTTCCCCTCATCCAATGATTTCCTGGAAGCGCCGCAAGGAGATGCGTCTGGCAGCATGGCTATTCCCCCAGGACTGA